In Dromaius novaehollandiae isolate bDroNov1 chromosome 14, bDroNov1.hap1, whole genome shotgun sequence, a genomic segment contains:
- the CASKIN1 gene encoding caskin-1 encodes MGKDQELVQAVKAEDVGAVQKLLQRPKPGKAKLLGSAKKVNVNFQDTDGFSALHHAALNGNTELIALLLEAQAAVDIKDNKGMRPLHYAAWQGKKEPMKMVLKAGSSVNIPSDEGQIPLHLAAQHGHYDVSEMLLQHQSNPCIMDNSGKTPLDLACEFGRVGVVQLLLNSNMCAALLEPKPGDATDPNGTSPLHLAAKNGHIDIIRLLLQAGIDINRQTKAGTALHEAALCGKTDVVRLLLDSGINAHVRNTYNQTALDIVNQFTTSQASKEIKQMLRDASAALQVRAVKDYCNNYDLTSLNVKAGDVITVLEQHADGHWKGCIHDNRTGNDRVGYFPSSLVEAISKRTGSWETVTIPQQYQKIPLPAFGAAVLNGDASSHPFHSLPPPPPPPPHSHQTLFSSFGYRRLSPSSADEPRYGPGSRGADVSPSHLSPSQGGSAAAPAPAEEIWVLRKPFAGGDRSSLGSTGSAASARSSGSGQSAGSGAHALHAASEGVKLLATVLSQKASAQESSVGDGPAKAQDVPAGSSRTQSVASSPYAPQPPAEQQLKKMEPVSEGKSSEAVYQWLCKFQLQLYAPNFINAGYDITTISRMTPEDLTAIGVTKPGHRKKIASEINNLNIPEWLPEYKPANLALWLSMIGLSQYYKVLVENGYENIDFITDITWEDLQEIGITKLGHQKKLMLAVKKLAELQRAEFGKYESGTLKKKGPPPSPEVLAIESPPPEPPECQSPKMTTFQDSELSNELQVAMTGSGEGPEEPPEKQANHVGHGREASGYRSPSGRHAPDSGLGSRAKHMSSSQELLGDGPKAPSAAISKSQEYLAEEAKEGPPGPPKEVRPLRHGHTVKRASVPPVPGKPRQSLPPSAAGRFTPPQTPTKPRPASPQSLLVPHATAKVKPTPQLLPQAERPVSPRSLPQSPTHRGFAYVLPQPAEGEGPPPGGPALPVSVPVLCLPPPGEGEEEPGRPKKRAHSLNRYAVSDSEQERDELLVPDAGPYATVQRRVGRSHSVRAPPGADKNVNRSQSFAVRPKKKGPPPPPPKRSSSAMSSASMAEDFPKEGEGEAAAGPAGEDDEARRSYREQRRASDLGGSVDTGSAGSVKSIAAMLEMSSIGGGARALALQKPHGAGGPGPAKGPNGYYLQPGPPPGSPERARVATVLATVKHKEAIGLDGEVVNRRRTISGPVTGLVAAARRERSDSVKSDTGAEGPAERPRAERGGSPRDGSSEGLPFAEEGALTIKPRPRPLGPARPEAGEGLPPGHRHGDLAKVEASATLKRRIRAKQSQQDSVRFILTESDTVKRRPKAKDKEPALEPSPLAVYQNGTGTIKRRPGAEPGAAEPPPTPPPADGPELAPPPAAEPKRPFKPPVSPKPVLTQPAPKAPGPPAPKKAPGPGSPEVKRAHGTPPPVSPKPVPPPTAPKPPKPHAAIQSVSAGSTPSPSPAKQLGAAAKPSSTPPSLCSSPAKPLSPGGPPQQVPVKPPRSAIAGPSVDAASSEMAHQKLEETSASLAAALQAVEEKIKQEDGQAADSAGESKSTVSILDDIGSMFDDLADQLDAMLE; translated from the exons aGCTCCTCGGATCAGCAAAGAAAGTCAACGTCAACTTCCAGGACACCGACGG GTTCTCCGCCCTGCACCATGCGGCGCTCAACGGGAACACGGAGCTCATCGCCctgctgctggaggcacaggCCGCCGTGGACATCAAGGACAATAAAG GGATGCGGCCCCTGCACTACGCGGCGTGGCAGGGCAAGAAGGAGCCCATGAAGATGGTGCTGAAAGCGGGCTCCTCGGTGAACATCCCCTCGGACGAAGGGCAGATCCCCCTGCACCTGGCAGCGCAGCACGGCCACTACGACGTG TCCGAgatgctgctgcagcaccagTCCAACCCCTGCATCATGGACAACTCGGGCAAGACGCCGCTGGACTTGGCCTGCGAGTTTGGCCGGGTCGGG GTGGTCCAACTGCTCCTGAACAGCAACATGTGCGCGGCCCTGCTGGAGCCCAAGCCCGGCGACGCCACCGACCCCAACGGCACCAGCCCCCTGCACCTGGCGGCCAAGAACGGCCACATCGACATCATCCG gctgctgctgcaagcCGGCATCGACATCAACCGGCAGACCAAGGCGGGCACGGCGCTGCACGAGGCCGCCCTGTGCGGCAAGACCGACGTGGTGCGGCTCCTCCTGGAC AGCGGGATCAACGCCCACGTCCGGAACACCTACAACCAGACGGCGCTGGACATCGTCAACCAGTTCACCACCAGCCAGGCCAGCAAGGAGATCAAGCAGATGCTGCGGG ACGCCTCCGCCGCGCTGCAGGTCAGGGCCGTCAAGGACTATTGCAACAACTACGACCTGACCAGCCTCAACGTGAAAGCGGGGGACGTCATCACC GTGCTGGAGCAGCACGCGGACGGGCACTGGAAGGGCTGCATCCACGACAACCGGACCGGCAACGACCGCGTGGGCTACTTCCCCTCCAGCCTCGTCGAAGCCATAAGCAAGCGAACAG GTTCATGGGAGACTGTAACAATCCCCCAACAGTACCAAAAGATCCCGCTCCCGGCTTTCGGGGCTGCTGTGCTAAACGGTGACGCCTCGTCCCATCCGTTCCATTCCCTgcctccacctccacctccaccacCACATTCCCATCAGACTCTTTTCAGTTCCTTTGGCTATCGCAGGCTCTCCCCTAGCAGTGCCGACGAGCCGCGTTACGGACCAG GTTCCCGCGGGGCCGACGTGAGCCCGTCGCACCTCTCGCCCTCGCAGGGcggctcggccgccgcgccggcgcccgccgAGGAGATCTGGGTGCTGCGGAAACCCTTCGCAG GTGGCGACCGGAGCAGCCTGGGCAGCACGGGCAGCGCGGCCAGCGCCCGCAGCTCGGGCAGCGGGCAGAGCGCCGGCAGCGGGGCGCACGCCCTGCACGCCGCCTCCGAGGGCGTCAAG CTGCTGGCGACGGTCCTCTCCCAGAAGGCTTCTGCGCAGGAGAGCTCCGTGGGCGATGGGCCGGCCAAGGCGCAGGACGTCCCCGCAG GTTCGTCGCGGACGCAGAGCGTGGCCAGCTCCCCGtacgccccgcagcccccggccgagcagcagctgaagaagaTGGAGCCGGTGTCGGAGGGGAAG AGCTCGGAGGCCGTGTACCAGTGGCTGTGCAAGTTCCAGCTGCAGCTCTACGCGCCCAACTTCATCAACGCCGGCTACGACATCACCACCATTAGCCGCATGACGCCGGAG GACCTCACGGCCATCGGCGTGACCAAGCCGGGGCACCGCAAGAAGATCGCCTCCGAGATCAACAACCTCAACATCCCCGAGTGGCTCCCGGAGTACAAGCCG GCCAACCTGGCCCTGTGGCTCTCCATGATCGGCCTCTCCCAGTACTACAAGGTGCTGGTGGAGAACGGCTACGAGAACATCGACTTCATCACGGACATCACGTGGGAGGACCTGCAGGAGATCGGCATCACCAAGCTGG GCCACCAGAAGAAGCTGATGCTGGCGGTGAAGAAGCTGGCGGAGCTGCAGCGGGCCGAGTTCGGCAAGTACGAGTCGGGGACGCTGAAGAAGAAGGGGCCGCCGCCGTCGCCGGAGGTGCTGGCCATCGAGTCGCCGCCCCCGGAGCCGCCCGAGTGCCAGTCGCCCAAGATGACCACCTTCCAGGACAGCGAGCTCAGCAACGAGCTGCAGGTGGCCATGACGGGCTCGGGCGAGGGCCCCGAGGAGCCCCCCGAGAAGCAGGCCAACCACGTGGGCCACGGGCGGGAGGCCTCGGGCTACCGCTCGCCCTCGGGCCGGCACGCGCCGGACAGCGGCCTGGGCAGCCGGGCCAAGCACATGAGCAGCTCACAGGAGCTGCTGGGCGACGGCCCCAAGGCGCCCAGCGCCGCCATCTCCAAGAGCCAGGAGTACCTGGCGGAGGAGGCCAAGGAGGGCCCCCCCGGGCCACCCAAGGAGGTCCGGCCCCTGCGGCACGGCCACACCGTCAAGCGGGCCAGCGTGCCGCCGGTGCCCGGCAAGCCGCGGCAGTCCCTCCCGCCCTCGGCCGCCGGGCGCTTCACGCCGCCGCAGACCCCCACCAAGCCGCGGCCCGCCTCGCCCCAGAGCCTGCTGGTGCCCCACGCCACGGCCAAGGTGAAGCCCACGCCGCAGCTGCTGCCGCAGGCCGAGCGCCCCGTGTCGCCCCGCTCGCTGCCCCAGTCGCCCACCCACCGCGGCTTCGCCTACGTGCTGCCGCAGCCGGCCGAGGGcgaggggccgccgccgggggggcccgcgCTGCCCGTGTCGGTGCCCGTGCTctgcctgccgccgccgggcgaggGTGAGGAGGAGCCGGGGCGGCCCAAGAAGCGGGCGCACAGCCTCAACCGCTACGCCGTCTCCGACAGCGAGCAGGAGCGGGACGAGCTGCTGGTGCCGGACGCGGGGCCCTACGCCACGGTGCAGCGCCGCGTGGGCCGCAGCCACTCGGtgcgggcccccccgggcgccgaCAAGAACGTCAACCGCAGCCAGTCCTTCGCCGTGCGCCCCAAGAAgaaggggccgccgccgccgccgcccaagCGCTCCAGCTCCGCCATGTCCAGCGCCAGCATGGCCGAGGACTTCCCCAaggagggcgagggcgaggcggcggccggccccgccggcgAGGACGACGAGGCCCGGCGGAGCTACCGGGAGCAGCGGCGGGCCAGCGACTTGGGGGGCAGCGTGGACACGGGCAGCGCGGGCAGCGTGAAGAGCATCGCCGCCATGCTGGAGATGTCCTCCatcggcggcggcgcccgggccctGGCCTTGCAGAAGCCGCACGGGGctggcgggccggggccggccaaGGGGCCCAACGGCTACTACCTgcagccggggccgccgccgggcagccccgAGCGGGCCCGCGTGGCCACCGTCCTGGCCACGGTCAAGCACAAGGAGGCCATCGGGCTGGACGGGGAGGTGGTCAACCGGCGCCGGACCATCAGCGGCCCCGTCACCGGGCTCGTGGCGGCGGCCCGCCGGGAGCGCTCCGACAGCGTCAAGTCGGACACGGGGGCGGAGGGCCCGGCGGAGCGGCCGCGGGCCGAGCGCGGGGGCTCGCCGCGCGACGGCTCCTCGGAGGGCCTGCCCTTCGCCGAGGAGGGTGCCCTCACCATCaagccgcggccgcggcccctgGGGCCGGCCCGGCCGGAGGCGGGCGAGGGGCTGCCGCCCGGCCACCGCCACGGCGACCTGGCCAAGGTGGAGGCCAGCGCCACGCTCAAGCGGCGCATCCGggccaagcagagccagcaggacaGCGTCCGCTTCATCCTCACCGAGTCGGACACCGTCAAGCGCCGGCCCAAGGCCAAGGACAAGGAGCCGGCGCTGGAGCCCTCCCCGCTCGCCGTCTACCAGAACGGCACCGGCACCATCaagcggcggccgggggctgagcccggcgcggccgagccgccgccgaCCCCGCCGCCCGCCGACGGCCCCgagctcgccccgccgcccgccgccgagccCAAGAGGCCCTTCAAGCCGCCCGTGTCGCCCAAGCCGGTGCTGACGCAGCCGGCGCCGAAAGCCCCCGGGCCGCCGGCCCCCAAGAaggcgccgggccccggcagcccAG AGGTGAAGCGGGCCCACGGCACGccgccccccgtgtcccccaagCCGGTGCCGCCCCCCACGGCGCCCAAGCCCCCCAAGCCCCACGCCGCCATCCAGTCGGTGAGCGCCGGCTCCACGCCGTCCCCGTCGCCCGCCAAGCAGCTGGGCGCCGCCGCCAAGCCCTCGAGCACGCCGCCCTcgctctgctccagccccgccAAGCCCCTCTCGCCCGGCGGGCCGCCCCAGCAGGTGCCGGTGAAGCCGCCGCGCTCCGCCATCGCCGGCCCCTCCGTCGACGCCGCCAGCTCCGAGATGGCGCACCAGAAGCTGGAGGAGACCAGCGCCTCCCTGGCCGCCGCGCTGCAGGCCGTGGAGGAGAAGATCAAGCAGGAGGACGGCCAGGCGGCAGA